The following proteins are encoded in a genomic region of Loxodonta africana isolate mLoxAfr1 chromosome 27, mLoxAfr1.hap2, whole genome shotgun sequence:
- the ACVR2B gene encoding activin receptor type-2B, producing MYRHRKPPYGHVDIHEDPGPPPPSPLVGLKPLQLLEIKARGRFGCVWKAQLMNDFVAVKIFPLQDKQSWQSEREIFSTPGMKHENLLQFIAAEKRGSNLDMELWLITAFHDKGSLTDYLKGNIITWNELCHVAETMSRGLSYLHEDVPWCRGEGHKPSIAHRDFKSKNVLLKSDLTAVLADFGLAVRFEPGKPPGDTHGQVGTRRYMAPEVLEGAINFQRDAFLRIDMYAMGLVLWELVSRCKAADGPVDEYMLPFEEEIGQHPSLEELQEVVVHKKTRPTIKDHWLKHPGLAQLCVTIEECWDHDAEARLSAGCVEERVSMIRRSVNGTTSDCLVSLVTSVTNVDLPPKESSI from the exons ATGTACCGCCATCGCAAGCCCCCCTACGGCCACGTGGATATCCATGAG GACCCCGGGCCTCCACCCCCTTCCCCCCTGGTGGGCCTGAAGCCACTACAGCTCTTGGAGATCAAGGCACGGGGACGCTTTGGCTGTGTCTGGAAGGCGCAGCTTATGAATGACTTTGTGGCTGTCAAGATCTTCCCACTCCAG GACAAGCAGTCGTGGCAGAGCGAGCGGGAGATCTTTAGCACGCCGGGCATGAAGCACGAGAACCTGCTGCAGTTCATCGCCGCCGAGAAGCGCGGCTCCAACCTTGACATGGAGCTCTGGCTTATCACCGCCTTCCACGACAAG GGCTCCCTCACGGATTACCTCAAGGGGAATATCATCACGTGGAACGAACTGTGTCACGTGGCAGAGACGATGTCGCGCGGCCTCTCATACCTGCACGAGGACGTGCCCTGGTGCCGTGGAGAGGGCCACAAGCCGTCTATTGCCCACAG GGACTTTAAAAGCAAGAATGTTCTGCTGAAGAGCGACCTGACGGCCGTGCTGGCTGACTTTGGCTTGGCTGTTCGGTTTGAGCCAGGGAAACCTCCAGGGGACACCCATGGGCAG GTGGGCACCCGACGGTACATGGCCCCCGAGGTGCTTGAGGGAGCCATCAACTTCCAGAGAGACGCCTTCCTGCGCATTGACATGTACGCCATGGGGCTGGTGCTGTGGGAGCTGGTGTCTCGCTGCAAGGCCGCAGACG GGCCCGTGGACGAGTACATGCTGCCGTTTGAGGAGGAGATCGGCCAGCACCCGTCACTGGAGGAGCTGCAGGAGGTGGTTGTCCATAAGAAGACACGGCCCACCATTAAGGATCACTGGCTGAAGCACCCG GGCCTGGCTCAGCTCTGTGTGACCATCGAGGAATGCTGGGACCACGACGCTGAAGCACGCCTGTCTGCTGGCTGCGTGGAGGAGCGGGTGTCCATGATCCGGAGGTCGGTCAACGGCACTACCTCGGACTGTCTTGTCTCCCTGGTGACCTCCGTCACCAACGTGGACCTGCCCCCTAAAGAGTCGAGCATCTAA